One part of the Vicia villosa cultivar HV-30 ecotype Madison, WI linkage group LG6, Vvil1.0, whole genome shotgun sequence genome encodes these proteins:
- the LOC131611452 gene encoding cyclic nucleotide-gated ion channel 18-like: MHRIISTPASKFRQFRRLRSGHTTITAASDEEQASHILLWRYQILDPDSEFVAYWNKVFLVTSLLALFIDPLYFFLPTVGGPACLTADPKLSIFLTVLRSFADLFYVLHMVMKFRTAFVAPNSRIVGRGDLVMDPRQIAMRYLKSDFVIDLAATIPLPQIVIWLVIPASSGKKSDHANNTLALFVLIQYVPRLFLIFPLNQRIQKTNGVIAKTAWIGAAYNLILYMLASHVTGATWYLSSIGRQFNCWKTQCELENRSHSLSCLPSFLDCNSLNLPERQYWLNITRVIAKCDAKSKINIKYKFGMFADAFLNDVVTTSFKERYFYCLWWGLRNLSSYGQNLDTTTYLLETLFCIVLCIAGLVLFSLLIGNMQTYLQSMTARLDEWRIRKRDTEEWMRHRQLPQNLQERVRRFVQYKWLATRGVDEEAILLSLPLDLRREIQHHLCLSLVRRVPFFSQMDDQLLDAICERLVSSLSTQGTYIFQEDDPVDEMLFIIRGTLESSTTNGGRYGFFNSITLRPGDFCGEELLTWALLPTSTLNLPASTRTVKAITEVEAFALQAEDLKFVASQFKRLHSKKLQHAFRYYSQQWRTWSSCFIQAAWRKHQKRKATRELSIKEGIYYMADPEIEESSGHGKNFNNLGATVLASRFKANAKKGNSKISDPVPQLFKPHEPDFSRDHDV; this comes from the exons ATGCATAGAATAATATCCACGCCGGCGTCTAAATTCCGCCAATTCCGGCGACTCCGCTCCGGACACACTACCATCACCGCGGCGAGCGACGAGGAACAAGCTTCACATATCTTATTATGGCGGTACCAGATCTTGGATCCAGACAGCGAGTTTGTTGCCTATTGGAACAAGGTTTTCCTCGTCACCAGTCTTCTCGCGCTTTTCATCGATCCTCTTTACTTCTTCCTCCCGACCGTTGGTGGCCCTGCTTGCTTGACGGCGGACCCCAAGCTCAGCATCTTCCTCACTGTTCTTCGCTCGTTTGCCGATCTCTTTTATGTTCTGCATATGGTTATGAAGTTTCGGACTGCGTTTGTTGCTCCTAATTCGAGAATCGTCGGTCGCGGTGACCTTGTTATGGATCCCAGACAAATTGCAATGCGGTATTTGAAGTCTGATTTTGTCATTGACCTTGCTGCTACCATTCCACTGCCTCAG ATCGTTATTTGGTTAGTGATTCCAGCTAGTAGCGGCAAAAAGAGTGATCATGCCAACAACACTCTTGCACTTTTTGTTCTTATTCAATACGTTCCTAGGCTCTTTCTCATCTTTCCTTTGAACCAGCGTATTCAAAAAACAAATGGTGTTATAGCAAAGACTGCCTGGATCGGTGCTGCATACAATCTTATTCTCTACATGCTAGCTAGCCAT GTTACAGGAGCAACTTGGTACCTATCATCAATAGGAAGGCAGTTCAATTGCTGGAAAACGCAATGTGAACTGGAAAATCGGTCGCATTCCCTTTCTTGTTTGCCTAGTTTTCTTGACTGTAATAGTTTGAATCTCCCGGAAAGACAGTACTGGCTAAATATCACTCGTGTTATTGCCAAGTGTGATGCAAAGAGCAAGATCAACATCAAATACAAGTTTGGGATGTTTGCAGATGCTTTCCTCAATGATGTTGTCACTACTAGTTTTAAGGAAAGATACTTCTATTGTCTTTGGTGGGGTTTACGAAATTTAAG TTCTTATGGACAAAATTTGGACACCACCACATACCTTTTAGAGACACTATTTTGCATCGTCTTATGCATTGCTGGATTGGTTCTCTTCTCACTTTTGATTGGAAACATGCAA ACATACTTGCAATCGATGACAGCTAGATTAGACGAATGGAGGATTCGGAAAAGGGATACAGAGGAATGGATGAGGCATCGACAGCTACCTCAAAATTTGCAGGAACGCGTTCGTCGTTTCGTTCAGTATAAATGGTTAGCTACGAGAGGAGTAGATGAAGAGGCCATACTGCTTTCCTTACCTTTGGATCTCCGCCGCGAAATCCAACATCACCTGTGTCTCTCTCTAGTGCGACGA GTGCCATTCTTCTCACAAATGGATGATCAACTACTTGATGCAATCTGCGAACGCCTTGTATCATCATTAAGCACGCAGGGAACGTATATATTTCAAGAGGATGATCCAGTAGATGAAATGTTGTTTATCATTAGAGGGACATTGGAGAGTTCGACAACCAACGGAGGAAGGTATGGGTTCTTCAATTCAATCACACTAAGGCCAGGAGACTTTTGTGGAGAAGAATTGTTAACATGGGCTTTGTTACCAACCTCAACTCTCAATTTACCTGCTTCAACTCGAACTGTAAAAGCTATTACCGAAGTAGAAGCTTTTGCGCTACAAGCAGAGGATCTAAAATTCGTGGCAAGTCAGTTCAAACGTCTTCACAGCAAGAAACTTCAGCATGCTTTTAGGTATTATTCGCAGCAATGGAGAACATGGAGTTCGTGTTTCATACAAGCGGCATGGAGAAAGCATCAGAAAAGAAAGGCAACAAGAGAGTTGTCAATTAAGGAAGGCATTTACTACATGGCGGATCCTGAGATTGAGGAATCATCAGGGCATGGCAAAAATTTTAATAATCTTGGTGCTACTGTTTTGGCTTCAAGATTTAAAGCAAATGCGAAGAAAGGGAATAGTAAGATTAGTGATCCAGTGCCGCAGTTGTTTAAACCTCATGAACCTGATTTCTCTCGAGATCACGATGTTTAG